A region from the Saccharomonospora azurea NA-128 genome encodes:
- a CDS encoding multicopper oxidase domain-containing protein: protein MLVGAAAGVVAPVAVSTLGAGSAAAQGRGKGRPGRTGETHRVTVYAEELPGGLYGYGLEPGKATVPGPVFEIWEGDTLEIELVNNTDRRLSIHPHGVNYDVASDGSPLNDSFNEPGETRTYVWSTSFQSEGPGGFWIPGSAGYWHYHDHALGSDHGTEGIAKGLYGALVVRREGDVVPDRQFTVVFNDMTINNKMAPDVPILEANLGERVEFIAIGHGNNFHTFHLHAHRWADNRTGYLQGPDDPSKVVDNRDLNPGDSFGFQVIAGDGVGPGAWMFHCHVQSHSETGMSGIFLVRNADGSMPDGAQEAIDRYLGHQGGH, encoded by the coding sequence ATGCTGGTCGGCGCCGCGGCCGGGGTGGTGGCGCCCGTAGCCGTGTCCACCCTCGGTGCCGGCTCCGCCGCCGCGCAGGGGCGCGGCAAGGGGCGCCCGGGCCGCACGGGTGAAACGCACCGCGTCACCGTCTACGCGGAGGAGCTGCCCGGCGGCCTCTACGGCTACGGGCTCGAACCGGGCAAGGCCACCGTGCCCGGACCCGTCTTCGAGATCTGGGAGGGTGACACCCTCGAGATCGAGCTGGTGAACAACACCGACCGGCGCCTGTCGATCCATCCGCACGGCGTCAACTACGACGTCGCGTCCGACGGCAGCCCGTTGAACGACTCCTTCAACGAACCCGGCGAGACCCGCACCTACGTGTGGAGCACGAGCTTCCAGTCGGAGGGCCCGGGCGGCTTCTGGATCCCGGGCAGTGCGGGCTACTGGCACTACCACGACCACGCGCTCGGCAGTGATCACGGCACCGAGGGCATCGCGAAGGGCCTGTACGGCGCGCTCGTCGTCCGGCGTGAGGGCGACGTGGTGCCCGACCGGCAATTCACCGTCGTCTTCAACGACATGACGATCAACAACAAGATGGCGCCGGACGTGCCCATCCTCGAAGCCAACCTCGGCGAGCGCGTGGAGTTCATCGCCATCGGGCACGGCAACAACTTCCACACCTTCCACCTCCACGCGCACCGCTGGGCCGACAACCGCACCGGCTACCTCCAGGGCCCCGACGACCCGAGCAAGGTCGTCGACAACCGCGACCTGAACCCCGGGGACTCCTTCGGTTTCCAGGTGATCGCAGGAGACGGGGTCGGGCCCGGTGCGTGGATGTTCCACTGCCACGTCCAAAGCCATTCCGAGACCGGAATGTCGGGCATCTTCCTCGTCCGCAACGCCGACGGCAGCATGCCCGACGGCGCCCAGGAGGCGATCGACCGCTACCTCGGACATCAGGGTGGCCACTAG
- a CDS encoding ThuA domain-containing protein translates to MGRRRLSALPRAGRARPTLFRRTMVVATGLTLVFGLAATPSFGAPEPGNGKGKPRERAAAPAASVLVFHGAPDEQDDPVERAADAIGELGATSGLDVDVTTDPAAFTSENLSKYRGVVFLSAHGSELDQSQEAALRSYLDNGGGFLGIRDAARAQERSAWFSGLVGARPAGARPTPAEVASASASNENAPNESAAHAVDGKDDTKWLAFDSSAWLSVELAEPTAVSHYGVVSANDFPDRDPKDWTLQGSNDGENWTDLDSQSDEDFPNRFQPKQYRFDNETSYSHYRLNITANRGADATQLAEFELYTGDETEPVDPDAQEAVVSVTDRQHPANKGLPLTWKRTDKWLNWESSPVGEVHTVAQVQEHTYDPGPAANGPFHPISWCHDYGGGRSFYTAMGGTADSYGEKNFRGHLLGALEWTTGLVRGDCQATIAENYEIERLTGENLPGRLDQIGEPHGLTIADDGTVFYIGKAACATGPIPDWEDENVGLGCGTIHQWDPETERVKLLATLDVFGNRGSGDELVKAEEGLIGIELDPDFATNGWLYVYWMPYESINTDKRIGERTVSRFTYDHGSATIDLDSRKDLLAWDTQIHSCCHAGGGMAFDDEGNLYVATGDSNSSQGSDGYSGNNWTKDYKGVSFQDARRTSGNTNDLNGKILRIHPEDDGTYTIPEGNLFPEAADPGDKTRPEIYVMGVRNPARIQIDAKHDWLTAAWVGPDAGEPDPELGPAKYENATIITSAGNQGWPYCMGNKQPYRDRSNEDADVLTGWYDCDNPKNTSPRNTGLEDLPPVRNNMIWYSPQGGGPVFPERGDGSGLPTYEIDDSTYTWPYLKGGGQAIMSGPTYYRSEVDTDSGVAWPAYWDGKWFIGDQSNANNRIAVTIDPATVEDATPPPFAEDLRKIIPGGGGSDQLQSWMDAKFGPDGALYLLDYAGGFFSLDDNQKLIRVTYKGGPATPAPAARSYAVQNKPLTIAFDGLRSGGVSHQWDFGDGTTSAEANPRHTYAEPGNYTATLTVTYADGEKVTVKKEVAVECAVPDTGRTVHYRDDDTGVTNHDVAGGCTVDDLIDDESSWPDNKAFVSHVRDVTKPLVKDGVLSKSEQNTLVKAARNSGIGAEGDNGYEAIFDGTPQSLAGWEQADAGSFELQPDGSLRADGGLGMLWYSTKAYGDFSLKLQFRDVAPDEHRANSGVFVRFPDPRVPSKDRPSTSCGTKGSAKDSQAWVAIYCGHEIQIYDGKSGEPQKTGSVYNFDSVYHGRAGVTPKEQWNDYEIRVEGQHYTIVRNGKVINEFDNVPGKQSSREGDPATDLRQFVSGYIGLQNHGGDDVIEFRNVRVREL, encoded by the coding sequence ATGGGTCGAAGAAGATTGTCAGCTCTACCCCGCGCCGGGCGTGCGAGACCGACGCTGTTCCGGCGCACCATGGTGGTCGCGACCGGTTTGACGCTGGTCTTCGGGCTGGCGGCGACACCGAGCTTCGGCGCGCCGGAGCCCGGCAACGGCAAGGGCAAGCCGCGGGAGCGCGCCGCCGCGCCGGCGGCGTCGGTGCTGGTGTTCCACGGTGCCCCGGACGAGCAGGACGACCCGGTCGAGCGTGCGGCGGACGCGATCGGCGAGCTGGGTGCCACGAGCGGCCTCGACGTCGACGTGACCACCGACCCGGCCGCGTTCACGAGCGAGAACCTGAGCAAGTACCGGGGTGTCGTGTTCCTGTCGGCGCACGGGTCCGAGCTCGACCAGTCGCAGGAAGCGGCGTTGCGGAGCTACCTCGACAACGGGGGCGGGTTCCTCGGCATCCGTGATGCGGCGCGGGCGCAGGAGCGCTCGGCGTGGTTCTCCGGTCTCGTCGGCGCGAGGCCGGCGGGTGCCCGGCCGACGCCCGCGGAGGTCGCGAGTGCCAGCGCCAGCAATGAGAACGCACCGAACGAGTCCGCGGCGCACGCGGTCGACGGCAAGGACGACACCAAGTGGCTGGCGTTCGACAGCTCCGCGTGGTTGAGCGTCGAGCTCGCCGAACCCACGGCCGTCTCCCACTACGGCGTGGTGTCGGCCAACGACTTCCCCGATCGGGACCCGAAGGACTGGACGCTGCAGGGTTCGAACGACGGGGAGAACTGGACCGACCTGGACTCCCAGTCCGATGAGGACTTCCCCAACCGGTTCCAGCCCAAACAGTACCGATTCGACAACGAGACCAGCTACTCCCACTACCGGCTGAACATCACGGCGAACCGCGGGGCGGACGCCACCCAGCTCGCCGAGTTCGAGCTCTACACCGGCGACGAGACCGAGCCGGTGGATCCGGACGCCCAGGAGGCCGTGGTCAGCGTCACCGACCGGCAGCACCCGGCGAACAAGGGTCTGCCGCTGACGTGGAAGCGCACCGACAAGTGGCTGAACTGGGAGTCGAGCCCGGTCGGTGAGGTCCACACGGTCGCGCAGGTCCAGGAGCACACCTACGACCCGGGTCCCGCCGCGAACGGGCCGTTCCACCCGATCTCGTGGTGCCACGACTACGGCGGTGGCCGGTCGTTCTACACCGCGATGGGCGGGACGGCGGACAGCTACGGCGAGAAGAACTTCCGCGGCCACCTCCTGGGGGCTCTGGAGTGGACGACCGGGCTCGTGCGCGGCGACTGCCAGGCCACGATCGCCGAGAATTACGAGATCGAGCGGCTGACCGGTGAGAACCTGCCCGGGCGGCTCGACCAGATCGGTGAGCCCCACGGACTCACGATCGCCGACGACGGCACGGTCTTCTACATCGGCAAGGCGGCGTGTGCGACCGGGCCGATCCCCGACTGGGAGGACGAGAACGTCGGTCTGGGCTGCGGAACGATCCACCAGTGGGACCCGGAGACGGAGCGCGTGAAGCTGCTCGCCACGCTCGACGTGTTCGGCAACCGCGGCAGCGGCGACGAGCTCGTGAAGGCGGAGGAGGGGCTGATCGGCATCGAGCTCGACCCGGACTTCGCCACCAACGGCTGGCTGTACGTGTACTGGATGCCGTACGAGTCGATCAACACCGACAAGCGCATCGGCGAGCGGACGGTCTCGCGCTTCACCTACGACCACGGGTCGGCGACCATCGACCTCGACAGCCGCAAGGACCTGCTGGCGTGGGACACGCAGATCCACTCGTGCTGCCACGCGGGTGGCGGGATGGCGTTCGACGACGAGGGCAACCTGTACGTCGCCACCGGTGACAGCAACTCCTCGCAGGGCTCGGACGGGTACTCGGGCAACAACTGGACCAAGGACTACAAGGGCGTGTCGTTCCAGGACGCCCGCCGTACGTCGGGCAACACCAACGACCTGAACGGCAAGATCCTGCGGATCCATCCCGAGGACGACGGCACGTACACCATTCCGGAGGGCAACCTCTTCCCCGAGGCGGCCGACCCGGGTGACAAGACGCGGCCCGAGATCTACGTGATGGGCGTGCGCAACCCGGCGCGGATCCAGATCGACGCCAAGCACGACTGGCTTACCGCCGCCTGGGTGGGGCCCGACGCGGGCGAACCCGACCCCGAGCTGGGGCCGGCGAAGTACGAGAACGCCACGATCATCACGTCGGCGGGCAACCAGGGCTGGCCGTACTGCATGGGGAACAAGCAGCCCTATCGCGACCGGAGCAACGAGGACGCCGACGTGCTCACGGGGTGGTACGACTGCGACAACCCGAAGAACACCTCGCCGCGCAACACGGGGCTGGAGGACCTGCCTCCGGTGCGGAACAACATGATCTGGTACTCGCCGCAGGGCGGCGGTCCGGTGTTCCCGGAGCGCGGGGACGGCAGCGGCCTGCCGACCTACGAGATCGACGACAGCACCTACACCTGGCCGTACCTGAAGGGCGGTGGGCAGGCCATCATGTCCGGGCCGACCTACTACCGCTCCGAAGTGGACACCGACAGCGGGGTGGCCTGGCCGGCGTACTGGGACGGGAAGTGGTTCATCGGTGACCAGTCGAACGCCAACAACCGCATCGCGGTGACGATCGACCCGGCCACGGTGGAGGATGCCACGCCACCGCCGTTCGCCGAGGACCTCCGCAAGATCATCCCGGGTGGCGGTGGTTCCGACCAGCTGCAGAGCTGGATGGACGCCAAGTTCGGACCGGACGGGGCGTTGTACCTGCTCGACTACGCGGGCGGATTCTTCAGTCTGGACGACAACCAGAAGCTGATCCGCGTGACGTACAAGGGCGGTCCGGCGACGCCGGCTCCGGCGGCGCGCTCGTACGCGGTGCAGAACAAGCCGCTGACGATCGCGTTCGACGGGCTGCGGTCCGGCGGTGTGTCGCATCAGTGGGACTTCGGCGACGGCACCACGTCGGCCGAGGCGAACCCGAGGCACACCTATGCCGAGCCGGGCAACTACACCGCGACCCTGACGGTGACCTATGCCGACGGTGAGAAGGTGACCGTGAAGAAGGAGGTCGCGGTGGAGTGCGCGGTGCCGGACACCGGTCGCACCGTGCACTATCGCGACGACGACACGGGCGTCACCAACCACGACGTCGCGGGCGGGTGCACGGTCGACGACCTGATCGACGACGAGAGCAGCTGGCCGGACAACAAGGCGTTCGTCTCCCATGTCCGGGACGTCACGAAGCCGCTCGTGAAGGACGGTGTCCTCAGCAAGTCGGAGCAGAACACGCTGGTCAAGGCAGCGAGGAACTCCGGGATCGGGGCCGAGGGCGACAACGGATACGAGGCGATCTTCGACGGTACGCCGCAGTCGCTGGCGGGCTGGGAGCAGGCGGACGCGGGCAGCTTCGAGCTCCAGCCGGACGGATCGCTGCGCGCGGACGGCGGGCTCGGCATGCTCTGGTACTCCACGAAGGCGTACGGCGACTTCTCCCTGAAGCTGCAGTTCCGGGATGTCGCACCGGACGAGCACCGCGCCAACAGCGGCGTCTTCGTCCGCTTCCCCGACCCGCGGGTGCCGTCGAAGGACCGGCCCTCGACCAGCTGCGGGACCAAGGGTTCGGCCAAGGACTCGCAGGCGTGGGTCGCGATCTACTGTGGACACGAGATCCAGATCTACGACGGCAAGTCGGGTGAGCCGCAGAAGACCGGTTCGGTCTACAACTTCGACAGCGTGTACCACG